The Clostridioides sp. ES-S-0010-02 genome window below encodes:
- a CDS encoding prepilin-type N-terminal cleavage/methylation domain-containing protein gives MKLRKNKKGFTLVELLVVIAIIGILAVVAVPALFSNINKAKVASVESDYSSVKSAALSYYADTNTLPTDIKTHLKSYLESDIENSDIGGTYDLVKVSNNKKLALLIDGATITKEQANKLVSDIGEDKVYTDENLSSKLTSALDKGDIYIILIDNLEDNGSSGN, from the coding sequence ATGAAGTTAAGAAAAAATAAAAAAGGTTTCACTTTAGTGGAATTATTGGTAGTAATTGCAATTATAGGTATATTAGCAGTAGTGGCAGTTCCAGCTTTATTTAGTAATATAAACAAAGCTAAGGTAGCAAGTGTTGAGTCTGATTATAGTTCAGTTAAAAGTGCAGCATTGTCTTATTATGCAGATACTAACACATTACCTACAGATATAAAAACGCACTTAAAATCATACTTGGAATCTGATATAGAAAATTCTGATATTGGTGGAACTTATGATTTAGTTAAAGTTAGTAATAATAAAAAATTAGCATTATTGATAGATGGCGCAACAATAACAAAAGAACAAGCGAACAAACTAGTATCTGATATAGGGGAAGATAAGGTTTATACAGATGAAAATCTTTCTAGTAAGTTAACTAGTGCTTTAGATAAAGGTGATATATACATCATTCTTATAGATAATTTAGAGGATAATGGTAGTAGTGGTAATTAA